A region from the Mercenaria mercenaria strain notata chromosome 7, MADL_Memer_1, whole genome shotgun sequence genome encodes:
- the LOC128558577 gene encoding stress-associated endoplasmic reticulum protein 2-like produces the protein MPAKQRMRLQSEKHSKNILARGNVPKSLKPSEEKYPVGPWLLALFIFVVCGSAIFQIIQSIRMF, from the exons ATGCCTGCCAAACAGAGAATGAGACTACAGAGTGAAAAACATAGCAAAAACATTTTAGCAAGAGGAAATGTGCCGAAATCATTG AAACCATCAGAAGAGAAGTATCCAGTGGGACCATGGCTGCTTGCATTGTTTATCTTTGTTGTTTGTGGCTCAG caaTATTCCAAATCATACAGAGTATACGGATGTTCTAA